A portion of the Meriones unguiculatus strain TT.TT164.6M chromosome 14, Bangor_MerUng_6.1, whole genome shotgun sequence genome contains these proteins:
- the Dpf1 gene encoding zinc finger protein neuro-d4 isoform X7 → MATVIPGPLSLGEDFYREAIEHCRSYNARLCAERSLRLPFLDSQTGVAQNNCYIWMEKTHRGPGLAPGQIYTYPARCWRKKRRLNILEDPRLRPCEYKIDCEAPLKKEGGLPEGPVLEALLCAETGEKKVELKEEDSISDCQKQQLLEFPHDLEVEDLAEDIPRRKNRAKGKAYGIGGLRKRQDTASLEDRDKPYVCDICGKRYKNRPGLSYHYTHTHLAEEEGEEHTERHALPFHRKNNHKQFYKELAWVPEAQRKHTAKKAPDGTVIPNGYCDFCLGGSKKTGCPEDLISCADCGRSGHPSCLQFTANMTAAVRTYRWQCIECKSCSLCGTSENDDQLLFCDDCDRGYHMYCLSPPMAEPPEGSWSCHLCLRHLKEKASAYITLT, encoded by the exons ATGGCCACGGTCATCCCCGGCCCCCTGAG CCTCGGCGAGGACTTCTACCGCGAGGCCATCGAGCACTGCCGCAGCTACAACGCGCGCCTGTGCGCCGAGCGCAGCCTGCGCCTGCCCTTCCTCGACTCGCAGACCGGCGTGGCCCAGAACAACTGCTACATCTGGATGGAGAAGACGCACCGCGGCCCGG GTCTGGCCCCGGGACAGATCTACACGTATCCCGCCCGCTGCTGGAGGAAGAAACGGAGACTCAACATCCTGGAGGACCCCAGGCTCCGGCCCTGCGAGTACAAGATCG ACTGCGAGGCACCCCTGAAGAAGGAGGGTGGTCTCCCAGAAGGGCCCGTCCTGGAGGCCCTGCTGTGTGCCGAGACTGGAGAGAAGAAGGTGGAGCTGAAGGAAGAGGACAGCATCTCGGACTGTCAG AAACAGCAGTTGCTGGAGTTTCCGCATGACCTCGAGGTAGAAGACTTGGCGGAAGACATTCCCAGGAGGAAGAACAGGGCCAAAGGAAAG GCGTACGGCATCGGAGGGCTCAGAAAACGCCAGGACACCGCCTCCCTGGAGGACAGAGACAAGCCGTACGTCTGTGATA TCTGCGGGAAGAGGTATAAGAACCGGCCGGGCCTCAGCTACCACTACACCCACACCCACCTGGCTGAGGAGGAGGGCGAGGAGCACACGGAGCGCCACGCCCTGCCTTTCCACCGGAAAAACAACCATAAAC AGTTTTACAAAGAATTGGCCTGGGTCCCCGAGGCACAGAGGAAACACACAG CCAAGAAAGCACCGGACGGCACAGTCATCCCCAACGGCTACTGTGACTTTTGCCTGGGGGGCTCCAAGAAGACGGGGTGTCCCGAGGACCTCATCTCCTGTGCAGACTGCGGGCGATCAG GACACCCCTCGTGTTTACAGTTCACGGCGAACATGACGGCGGCCGTGCGCACCTACCGCTGGCAGTGTATCGAGTGCAAATCCTGCAGCCTGTGCGGCACCTCGGAGAATGAC GACCAGCTGCTGTTCTGTGATGACTGCGACCGGGGATACCACATGTACTGTCTGAGCCCTCCCATGGCGGAGCCCCCGGAAG GGAGCTGGAGCTGCCACCTCTGTCTCCGGCACTTGAAAGAAAAGGCCTCTGCTTACATCACCCTGACCTAG
- the Dpf1 gene encoding zinc finger protein neuro-d4 isoform X11 has product MATVIPGPLSLGEDFYREAIEHCRSYNARLCAERSLRLPFLDSQTGVAQNNCYIWMEKTHRGPGLAPGQIYTYPARCWRKKRRLNILEDPRLRPCEYKIDCEAPLKKEGGLPEGPVLEALLCAETGEKKVELKEEDSISDCQAYGIGGLRKRQDTASLEDRDKPYVCDICGKRYKNRPGLSYHYTHTHLAEEEGEEHTERHALPFHRKNNHKPKKAPDGTVIPNGYCDFCLGGSKKTGCPEDLISCADCGRSGHPSCLQFTANMTAAVRTYRWQCIECKSCSLCGTSENDDQLLFCDDCDRGYHMYCLSPPMAEPPEGSWSCHLCLRHLKEKASAYITLT; this is encoded by the exons ATGGCCACGGTCATCCCCGGCCCCCTGAG CCTCGGCGAGGACTTCTACCGCGAGGCCATCGAGCACTGCCGCAGCTACAACGCGCGCCTGTGCGCCGAGCGCAGCCTGCGCCTGCCCTTCCTCGACTCGCAGACCGGCGTGGCCCAGAACAACTGCTACATCTGGATGGAGAAGACGCACCGCGGCCCGG GTCTGGCCCCGGGACAGATCTACACGTATCCCGCCCGCTGCTGGAGGAAGAAACGGAGACTCAACATCCTGGAGGACCCCAGGCTCCGGCCCTGCGAGTACAAGATCG ACTGCGAGGCACCCCTGAAGAAGGAGGGTGGTCTCCCAGAAGGGCCCGTCCTGGAGGCCCTGCTGTGTGCCGAGACTGGAGAGAAGAAGGTGGAGCTGAAGGAAGAGGACAGCATCTCGGACTGTCAG GCGTACGGCATCGGAGGGCTCAGAAAACGCCAGGACACCGCCTCCCTGGAGGACAGAGACAAGCCGTACGTCTGTGATA TCTGCGGGAAGAGGTATAAGAACCGGCCGGGCCTCAGCTACCACTACACCCACACCCACCTGGCTGAGGAGGAGGGCGAGGAGCACACGGAGCGCCACGCCCTGCCTTTCCACCGGAAAAACAACCATAAAC CCAAGAAAGCACCGGACGGCACAGTCATCCCCAACGGCTACTGTGACTTTTGCCTGGGGGGCTCCAAGAAGACGGGGTGTCCCGAGGACCTCATCTCCTGTGCAGACTGCGGGCGATCAG GACACCCCTCGTGTTTACAGTTCACGGCGAACATGACGGCGGCCGTGCGCACCTACCGCTGGCAGTGTATCGAGTGCAAATCCTGCAGCCTGTGCGGCACCTCGGAGAATGAC GACCAGCTGCTGTTCTGTGATGACTGCGACCGGGGATACCACATGTACTGTCTGAGCCCTCCCATGGCGGAGCCCCCGGAAG GGAGCTGGAGCTGCCACCTCTGTCTCCGGCACTTGAAAGAAAAGGCCTCTGCTTACATCACCCTGACCTAG
- the Dpf1 gene encoding zinc finger protein neuro-d4 isoform X12: MATVIPGPLSLGEDFYREAIEHCRSYNARLCAERSLRLPFLDSQTGVAQNNCYIWMEKTHRGPGLAPGQIYTYPARCWRKKRRLNILEDPRLRPCEYKIDCEAPLKKEGGLPEGPVLEALLCAETGEKKVELKEEDSISDCQKQQLLEFPHDLEVEDLAEDIPRRKNRAKGKAYGIGGLRKRQDTASLEDRDKPYVCDICGKRYKNRPGLSYHYTHTHLAEEEGEEHTERHALPFHRKNNHKQFYKELAWVPEAQRKHTAKKAPDGTVIPNGYCDFCLGGSKKTGCPEDLISCADCGRSGHPSCLQFTANMTAAVRTYRWQCIECKSCSLCGTSENDGASWAGLTPQDQLLFCDDCDRGYHMYCLSPPMAEPPEGSWSCHLCLRHLKEKASAYITLT; encoded by the exons ATGGCCACGGTCATCCCCGGCCCCCTGAG CCTCGGCGAGGACTTCTACCGCGAGGCCATCGAGCACTGCCGCAGCTACAACGCGCGCCTGTGCGCCGAGCGCAGCCTGCGCCTGCCCTTCCTCGACTCGCAGACCGGCGTGGCCCAGAACAACTGCTACATCTGGATGGAGAAGACGCACCGCGGCCCGG GTCTGGCCCCGGGACAGATCTACACGTATCCCGCCCGCTGCTGGAGGAAGAAACGGAGACTCAACATCCTGGAGGACCCCAGGCTCCGGCCCTGCGAGTACAAGATCG ACTGCGAGGCACCCCTGAAGAAGGAGGGTGGTCTCCCAGAAGGGCCCGTCCTGGAGGCCCTGCTGTGTGCCGAGACTGGAGAGAAGAAGGTGGAGCTGAAGGAAGAGGACAGCATCTCGGACTGTCAG AAACAGCAGTTGCTGGAGTTTCCGCATGACCTCGAGGTAGAAGACTTGGCGGAAGACATTCCCAGGAGGAAGAACAGGGCCAAAGGAAAG GCGTACGGCATCGGAGGGCTCAGAAAACGCCAGGACACCGCCTCCCTGGAGGACAGAGACAAGCCGTACGTCTGTGATA TCTGCGGGAAGAGGTATAAGAACCGGCCGGGCCTCAGCTACCACTACACCCACACCCACCTGGCTGAGGAGGAGGGCGAGGAGCACACGGAGCGCCACGCCCTGCCTTTCCACCGGAAAAACAACCATAAAC AGTTTTACAAAGAATTGGCCTGGGTCCCCGAGGCACAGAGGAAACACACAG CCAAGAAAGCACCGGACGGCACAGTCATCCCCAACGGCTACTGTGACTTTTGCCTGGGGGGCTCCAAGAAGACGGGGTGTCCCGAGGACCTCATCTCCTGTGCAGACTGCGGGCGATCAG GACACCCCTCGTGTTTACAGTTCACGGCGAACATGACGGCGGCCGTGCGCACCTACCGCTGGCAGTGTATCGAGTGCAAATCCTGCAGCCTGTGCGGCACCTCGGAGAATGAC GGTGCCAGCTGGGCGGGTCTCACCCCCCAGGACCAGCTGCTGTTCTGTGATGACTGCGACCGGGGATACCACATGTACTGTCTGAGCCCTCCCATGGCGGAGCCCCCGGAAG GGAGCTGGAGCTGCCACCTCTGTCTCCGGCACTTGAAAGAAAAGGCCTCTGCTTACATCACCCTGACCTAG